One Pseudochaenichthys georgianus unplaced genomic scaffold, fPseGeo1.2 scaffold_535_arrow_ctg1, whole genome shotgun sequence genomic region harbors:
- the LOC117443093 gene encoding E3 ubiquitin-protein ligase TRIM39-like isoform X2, with protein MASANISEGFLCSICLDVFKEPVSTPCGHNYCRACISRYWSSGDIIQCPLCKETFRTAPKLRVNVEFRDMLEISKRTKQAGEDGGSPAGPGDVPCDLCQGNRRRKAVKSCLVCSASYCDAHLKPHRTVQKLKWHQLINPVDSLEERVCRKHNKVMESFCKRDQCCVCSVCLKEDHVGHDVVSLEEEFKARKTMLQRANTSMANAMNDKCNTVIRVYNLMAQSRQKLEETKVEVIQTFDGLVAAILRKRAKLMEVLEEKQGAAEQRDKALQRQLRLELAELRETSLKMEEVLKTEDEFRLLQNLPSIPSATHTRHRYSERQSLLQVEEVLRAVVKIEKTLNEHMDKIIREVLQRDTEEEAFEEQQTLFDDELGKIQEQHAVKVTLDPNTAHPSLIVSEDATQVWDGFFKRNISDNPKRFDSLHLVLGNEGFSSGKIYYEVSLKGLTVWEVGVGRESINRKGTVNSSLTPENGFWTLGLYWGRCQANSNPPVHLPSIKKLQKVGVFVDLEEGVVSFYNVDMRAQIYSFTGCVFGGASFLSKILVFGARTRIYPLFRPSPEEGSAPLRITNVRIQCCSQVTNSRVQVTLKSPLSESKSESPRESRSRVRVQDSSTPSLSQRQK; from the exons ATGGCCTCTGCAAACATTTCAGAGGGGTTTCTGTGCTCCATCTGTTTGGATGTTTTCAAGGAGCCTGTTTCCACTCCCTGTGGACACAACTACTGCCGGGCCTGCATCAGCCGCTACTGGAGCTCCGGGGACATCATCCAGTGTCCGCTGTGCAAAGAAACCTTCCGGACAGCCCCCAAACTGAGAGTCAACGTCGAGTTCAGAGACATGTTGGAGATTTCCAAGAGGACCAAACAAGCAG GTGAGGATGGAGGATCCCCGGCCGGGCCTGGAGACGTGCCCTGTGACCTCTGCCAGGGGAATAGGAGGCGTAAGGCTGTGAAATCCTGCCTGGTTTGTTCGGCCTCTTACTGCGACGCTCACCTGAAGCCCCATCGCACCGTGCAGAAGTTAAAGTGGCACCAGCTGATCAACCCCGTGGATTCCCTCGAGGAAAGGGTCTGCAGGAAGCACAACAAAGTGATGGAGTCTTTCTGCAAGAGAGACCAGTGCTGCGTTTGTTCCGTGTGCCTGAAGGAAGACCATGTGGGGCATGACGTCGTCTCTTTGGAGGAAGAGTTTAAGGCGAGGAAAACTATGTTGCAGCGTGCAAACACATCTATGGCCAACGCTATGAACGATAAATGCAACACGGTTATAAGAGTGTATAACTTGATGGCGCAAAGTAGGCAGAAGCTGGAGGAAACTAAGGTGGAAGTGATCCAGACCTTCGATGGTTTGGTTGCCGCGATTCTCAGAAAAAGAGCTAAGCTGATGGAGGTTTTGGAGGAGAAGCAGGGAGCTGCAGAGCAACGGGATAAAGCACTACAGAGACAGCTAAGGCTGGAGCTCGCAGAACTCCGTGAGACGAGTCTGAAGATGGAAGAGGTTTTAAAGACAGAGGACGAATTTCGACTCCTGCAGAACCTACCATCCATCCCCTCTGCAACACACACAAGGCATCGCTATTCAGAACGCCAAAGTCTCCTGCAAGTAGAGGAAGTCTTGAGAGCGGTGGTTAAAATCGAGAAGACGCTCAACGAACACATGGACAAGATTATTAGAGAGGTCCTTCAGAGGGATACGGAAGAGGAGGCCTTCGAAGAACAGCAAACCCTGTTTGACGATGAACTTGGTAAGATCCAGGAGCAACATGCAGTAAAAGTGACTTTGGATCCCAACACAGCTCACCCGTCCCTTATCGTCTCTGAGGACGCGACACAAGTTTGGGATGGATTCTTCAAGAGGAACATCAGCGACAACCCTAAAAGGTTCGACTCGCTCCATCTCGTCCTTGGGAATGAGGGGTTTTCCTCCGGGAAAATCTACTACGAAGTATCCCTTAAAGGACTGACAGTATGGGAAGTGGGAGTGGGGAGAGAGTCCATCAACAGGAAGGGTACTGTCAACTCGTCGCTTACTCCAGAAAATGGATTCTGGACGTTGGGGTTGTATTGGGGACGATGCCAGGCTAACTCCAATCCTCCGGTCCACTTGCCTTCGATTAAAAAGCTCCAGAAGGTCGGGGTGTTTGTGGATTTGGAAGAAGGGGTCGTCTCTTTCTACAACGTGGACATGAGGGCTCAGATCTACTCGTTTACAGGGTGCGTCTTTGGAGGTGCATCATTTCTGAGTAAAATACTAGTGTTTGGGGCGAGGACCAGGATCTACCCGTTGTTCCGACCCAGTCCTGAGGAAGGGAGCGCTCCTTTACGGATCACTAATGTCAGAattcagtgttgtagtcaagtcaccaattcacgagtccaagtcactctcaAGTCCCCACtttccgagtccaagtccgagtcacctagggagagtaggagtcgagtccgagtccaggactcgagtactccatctctgagtCAGAGACAAAAATAA
- the LOC117443093 gene encoding E3 ubiquitin-protein ligase TRIM39-like isoform X1, producing MASANISEGFLCSICLDVFKEPVSTPCGHNYCRACISRYWSSGDIIQCPLCKETFRTAPKLRVNVEFRDMLEISKRTKQAAGEDGGSPAGPGDVPCDLCQGNRRRKAVKSCLVCSASYCDAHLKPHRTVQKLKWHQLINPVDSLEERVCRKHNKVMESFCKRDQCCVCSVCLKEDHVGHDVVSLEEEFKARKTMLQRANTSMANAMNDKCNTVIRVYNLMAQSRQKLEETKVEVIQTFDGLVAAILRKRAKLMEVLEEKQGAAEQRDKALQRQLRLELAELRETSLKMEEVLKTEDEFRLLQNLPSIPSATHTRHRYSERQSLLQVEEVLRAVVKIEKTLNEHMDKIIREVLQRDTEEEAFEEQQTLFDDELGKIQEQHAVKVTLDPNTAHPSLIVSEDATQVWDGFFKRNISDNPKRFDSLHLVLGNEGFSSGKIYYEVSLKGLTVWEVGVGRESINRKGTVNSSLTPENGFWTLGLYWGRCQANSNPPVHLPSIKKLQKVGVFVDLEEGVVSFYNVDMRAQIYSFTGCVFGGASFLSKILVFGARTRIYPLFRPSPEEGSAPLRITNVRIQCCSQVTNSRVQVTLKSPLSESKSESPRESRSRVRVQDSSTPSLSQRQK from the exons ATGGCCTCTGCAAACATTTCAGAGGGGTTTCTGTGCTCCATCTGTTTGGATGTTTTCAAGGAGCCTGTTTCCACTCCCTGTGGACACAACTACTGCCGGGCCTGCATCAGCCGCTACTGGAGCTCCGGGGACATCATCCAGTGTCCGCTGTGCAAAGAAACCTTCCGGACAGCCCCCAAACTGAGAGTCAACGTCGAGTTCAGAGACATGTTGGAGATTTCCAAGAGGACCAAACAAGCAG CAGGTGAGGATGGAGGATCCCCGGCCGGGCCTGGAGACGTGCCCTGTGACCTCTGCCAGGGGAATAGGAGGCGTAAGGCTGTGAAATCCTGCCTGGTTTGTTCGGCCTCTTACTGCGACGCTCACCTGAAGCCCCATCGCACCGTGCAGAAGTTAAAGTGGCACCAGCTGATCAACCCCGTGGATTCCCTCGAGGAAAGGGTCTGCAGGAAGCACAACAAAGTGATGGAGTCTTTCTGCAAGAGAGACCAGTGCTGCGTTTGTTCCGTGTGCCTGAAGGAAGACCATGTGGGGCATGACGTCGTCTCTTTGGAGGAAGAGTTTAAGGCGAGGAAAACTATGTTGCAGCGTGCAAACACATCTATGGCCAACGCTATGAACGATAAATGCAACACGGTTATAAGAGTGTATAACTTGATGGCGCAAAGTAGGCAGAAGCTGGAGGAAACTAAGGTGGAAGTGATCCAGACCTTCGATGGTTTGGTTGCCGCGATTCTCAGAAAAAGAGCTAAGCTGATGGAGGTTTTGGAGGAGAAGCAGGGAGCTGCAGAGCAACGGGATAAAGCACTACAGAGACAGCTAAGGCTGGAGCTCGCAGAACTCCGTGAGACGAGTCTGAAGATGGAAGAGGTTTTAAAGACAGAGGACGAATTTCGACTCCTGCAGAACCTACCATCCATCCCCTCTGCAACACACACAAGGCATCGCTATTCAGAACGCCAAAGTCTCCTGCAAGTAGAGGAAGTCTTGAGAGCGGTGGTTAAAATCGAGAAGACGCTCAACGAACACATGGACAAGATTATTAGAGAGGTCCTTCAGAGGGATACGGAAGAGGAGGCCTTCGAAGAACAGCAAACCCTGTTTGACGATGAACTTGGTAAGATCCAGGAGCAACATGCAGTAAAAGTGACTTTGGATCCCAACACAGCTCACCCGTCCCTTATCGTCTCTGAGGACGCGACACAAGTTTGGGATGGATTCTTCAAGAGGAACATCAGCGACAACCCTAAAAGGTTCGACTCGCTCCATCTCGTCCTTGGGAATGAGGGGTTTTCCTCCGGGAAAATCTACTACGAAGTATCCCTTAAAGGACTGACAGTATGGGAAGTGGGAGTGGGGAGAGAGTCCATCAACAGGAAGGGTACTGTCAACTCGTCGCTTACTCCAGAAAATGGATTCTGGACGTTGGGGTTGTATTGGGGACGATGCCAGGCTAACTCCAATCCTCCGGTCCACTTGCCTTCGATTAAAAAGCTCCAGAAGGTCGGGGTGTTTGTGGATTTGGAAGAAGGGGTCGTCTCTTTCTACAACGTGGACATGAGGGCTCAGATCTACTCGTTTACAGGGTGCGTCTTTGGAGGTGCATCATTTCTGAGTAAAATACTAGTGTTTGGGGCGAGGACCAGGATCTACCCGTTGTTCCGACCCAGTCCTGAGGAAGGGAGCGCTCCTTTACGGATCACTAATGTCAGAattcagtgttgtagtcaagtcaccaattcacgagtccaagtcactctcaAGTCCCCACtttccgagtccaagtccgagtcacctagggagagtaggagtcgagtccgagtccaggactcgagtactccatctctgagtCAGAGACAAAAATAA